One Amaranthus tricolor cultivar Red isolate AtriRed21 chromosome 10, ASM2621246v1, whole genome shotgun sequence genomic window carries:
- the LOC130826219 gene encoding peroxidase 5-like, protein MSLKMHIPFARMLLALIFTLSCLSVQIEAQLQVGFYRQSCPSAERIVREEVRKAFFRDRGIAPGLVRMHFHDCFVRGCDASILIDSTPSNKAEKESPANKPSLRGFEVIDNAKTRLEAQCNGVVSCADILAFAARDSVALTLGPTYTVPAGRRDGRVSLVSEVLQNVPGFTFNVSQLTQSFANKQMTQEEMVTLSGAHTIGRSHCTSITNRLYNFNGTRGPDPTLDSRYARQLQRQCPQGSTDSSLVIPMDPRSPFITDRNYYQDVLANRGLLTSDQTLLIDSNTANQVAQNARSPFLWMRKFPAAMVKMGRINVLTGTDGEIRKNCRVIN, encoded by the exons ATGAGCCTAAAAATGCACATTCCTTTTGCTAGAATGCTTCTTGCTCTGATTTTTACTCTGTCTTGTCTAAGTGTTCAAATAGAAGCGCAACTTCAAGTTGGGTTTTATAGGCAATCATGTCCTTCGGCTGAGCGTATTGTGCGAGAGGAAGTAAGGAAAGCGTTTTTCAGAGATAGGGGCATTGCCCCTGGTCTTGTTCGAATGCACTTTCATGACTGTTTTGTCAGA GGATGTGATGCATCTATCCTCATCGACTCCACGCCCTCAAACAAAGCCGAGAAAGAGTCACCGGCAAACAAACCAAGCCTTCGCGGGTTTGAAGTTATTGACAACGCAAAAACTAGACTTGAAGCTCAATGTAACGGGGTAGTATCATGTGCAGACATATTAGCTTTTGCGGCCAGAGACAGTGTAGCCTTA ACATTAGGACCAACATACACCGTTCCAGCAGGAAGACGAGATGGCAGAGTATCCTTAGTTTCAGAAGTGCTACAGAATGTCCCTGGGTTCACGTTTAATGTTTCGCAACTTACACAAAGTTTTGCGAACAAACAAATGACACAAGAAGAAATGGTCACTCTATCAG GAGCTCATACAATTGGTCGGTCTCATTGCACATCCATAACCAACAGGTTATACAATTTCAATGGAACAAGAGGACCAGACCCTACACTTGATTCAAGATATGCAAGACAATTGCAGCGACAGTGCCCGCAAGGAAGTACAGATTCTAGCCTCGTGATTCCTATGGACCCTCGTAGTCCATTCATCACAGATAGAAACTATTACCAAGACGTCTTAGCTAACCGCGGCTTATTAACATCTGATCAGACCCTCTTGATAGACTCCAACACAGCTAATCAGGTGGCTCAGAATGCACGGAGTCCCTTTTTGTGGATGAGAAAGTTCCCTGCCGCGATGGTGAAAATGGGTCGGATTAATGTTCTTACTGGAACGGACGGAGAAATTCGGAAAAACTGTAGGgtaatcaattag